Proteins co-encoded in one Kocuria flava genomic window:
- a CDS encoding heavy-metal-associated domain-containing protein: protein MTPETRQPLPMASTGCACCTPAPASDQTAPAAEAAPSAGTSATYQVEGMTCGHCATSVTEEITALEGVTDVRIDLVAGGLSTVTVSGMATPEAVRAAVEAAGYAVVAA, encoded by the coding sequence ATGACCCCCGAGACCCGTCAGCCGTTGCCGATGGCTTCCACCGGCTGCGCCTGCTGCACCCCCGCCCCGGCCTCCGACCAGACGGCTCCCGCCGCCGAAGCGGCCCCCTCGGCCGGCACGTCCGCCACGTATCAGGTGGAGGGCATGACCTGCGGCCACTGCGCGACCAGCGTCACCGAGGAGATCACCGCCCTGGAGGGTGTGACCGATGTGCGCATCGACCTGGTGGCCGGTGGCCTCTCCACTGTGACTGTGAGCGGTATGGCAACCCCGGAGGCCGTGCGGGCCGCGGTCGAGGCGGCCGGTTACGCCGTCGTCGCGGCCTGA